In a single window of the Carassius carassius chromosome 26, fCarCar2.1, whole genome shotgun sequence genome:
- the LOC132105593 gene encoding mitochondrial 10-formyltetrahydrofolate dehydrogenase-like: MLWTANTIIRKFSSSSAYYQNKLKLALIGQSLFGQEVYTNLRKQGHKVVGVFTVPDKDGKADPLAVVAEKDGTPVFKFPRWRLKGKPIPEVVEAYKAVGAELNVMPFCSQFIPMNVIDFPKHGSIIYHPSILPRHRGASAINWTLIEGDKKAGFSVFWADDGLDTGPILLQRECPVEPNDTVDTLYNRFLFPEGIKAMVEAVQLIADGKAPKIPQSEEGASYEGIQKKSNAKVNMAQPAEVIHNWIRGHDKVPGAWIVIDGKPVTLYSSSMLSGSVPAGQPIEVEGASQPGLIAKSGLILFGSDGKALQVKNLQFDDGKMIPASKYFSSDEAASLDLTDDEKKMAEEIRAIWKGILSNVPVIDDTTDFFKSGAASMDVVRLVEEVKQKCGGVQLQNEDVYMATTFQSFVQMFVRRLRGEDQEEELVIDYVTKDVNNMTVKMPHQCFINGNFEDAEDGKTYNTVNPTDGSVICKVSYASVADVDRAVSAAKEAFDNGPWGKMNPRDRGRLLYRLADLMEEHQEELATIETIDSGAVYTLALKTHVGMSIQTFRYFAGWCDKIQGSTIPINQARPNRNLTFTKKEPLGVCAIVIPWNYPLMMLAWKSAACLAAGNTLVLKPAQVTPLTALKFAELTVKAGIPKGVINIVPGSGGLVGQRMSDHPDIRKLGFTGSTPIGKQIMKSCAVSNLKKVSLELGGKSPLIIFSDCDMDKAVRMGMSSVYFNKGENCIAAGRLFVEEPIHDEYIRRVVEEIKKMKIGDPLDRSTDHGPQNHKAHLDKLVEYCELGVKEGATLVYGGRQVDRQGFFMEPTVFTDVEDHMFIAKEESFGPVMVVSKFKDGDVDGVLSRANNTEFGLASGVFTRDINKAMYVSERLEAGTVFINTYNKTDVAAPFGGFKQSGFGKDLGEEALHEYLRTKAVTVEY; this comes from the exons ATGTTGTGGACGGCGAACACTATCATACGGAAATTCTCCTCGAGCTCT GCTTATTACCAAAATAAGCTGAAgctggctctgattggccagaGCTTGTTTGGACAGGAAGTTTACACAAACCTTCGCAAGCAGGGCCATAAAGTTGTGGGTGTATTCACAGTTCCTGATAAGGATGGCAAGGCGGACCCCCTGG CGGTGGTGGCGGAGAAGGACGGGACGCCGGTGTTTAAGTTCCCACGGTGGCGTTTGAAGGGTAAGCCCATCCCAGAGGTGGTGGAGGCGTACAAAGCGGTGGGCGCCGAGCTGAATGTCATGCCCTTCTGCTCCCAGTTCATCCCTATGAATGTGATCGACTTCCCCAAACACGGCTCCATCATTTATCACCCCTCTATCCTGCCTAGACACAGAGGGGCCTCTGCCATTAACTG GACACTAATCGAAGGTGATAAGAAAGCAGGATTTAGTGTATTCTGGGCTGATGATGGTTTGGACACCGGCCCCATCCTGCTTCAAAGGGAATGTCCAGTAGAGCCCAACGATACAGTGGACACACTTTATAACCGCTTTCTGTTTCCAGAGGGCATCAAGGCTATG GTCGAAGCTGTACAGCTCATTGCAGACGGCAAAGCTCCAAAGATCCCTCAGTCTGAAGAAGGAGCCAGCTATGAGGGAATCCAAAAGAAATCCAATGCTAAG GTGAATATGGCTCAACCAGCAGAGGTCATTCATAACTGGATCCGTGGTCATGATAAAGTTCCGGGTGCCTGGATTGTCATTGATGGAAAG CCAGTAACGCTGTACAGCTCATCGATGCTGAGCGGGTCAGTTCCCGCAGGTCAGCCAATTGAAGTGGAAGGGGCGTCTCAGCCAGGACTCATTGCCAAATCTGGGCTTATACTGTTTGGGTCTGATGGAAAAGCG CTCCAGGTGAAGAACCTGCAGTTCGATGATGGAAAGATGATTCCTGCATCCAAATACTTCTCTTCAGATGAGGCTGCCAGTTTGGATCTCACAGACGATGAGAAGAAAATGGCAGAGGAAATCAGG GCGATCTGGAAAGGTATTCTGAGTAATGTTCCAGTTATTGATGACACAACCGATTTCTTTAAGTCTGGAGCTGCTTCCATGGATGTAGTCAG ACTGGTGGAGGAGGTGAAGCAGAAATGCGGAGGAGTTCAGCTTCAGAATGAAGATGTCTACATGGCCACCACCTTCCAGAGCTTCGTCCAAATGTTCGTCCGCCGCCTACGAGGAGAAGACCAGGAGGAGGAGCTAGTCATCGACTACGTGACAAAAGACGTCAATAACATGACAGTGAAGATGCCACATCAGTGTTTCATCAACGGCAACTTTGAAGATGCCGAAGATGGAAAGACATACAACACGGTGAACCCAACAGATGGTTCG GTGATCTGTAAGGTGTCATATGCATCCGTGGCAGATGTAGACAGAGCTGTTAGTGCAGCCAAAGAGGCCTTCGACAACGGACCTTGGGGTAAGATGAACCCTCGTGACCGTGGACGGCTGCTGTACCG TTTGGCTGACCTGATGGAGGAACACCAGGAGGAGCTGGCAACTATTGAGACCATTGACTCTGGTGCCGTTTATACTCTGGCCTTGAAGACACACGTTGGCATGTCCATTCAGACGTTCAGATACTTTGCTGGCTGGTGCGACAAGAtccag GGCTCAACGATACCCATCAATCAGGCCAGACCCAATCGCAACCTCACCTTTACAAAGAAAGAGCCTCTGGG tgtgtgtgccATAGTGATTCCTTGGAATTACCCACTTATGATGTTGGCATGGAAGAGTGCAGCCTGTCTAGCGGCAGGAAACACACTCGTCTTGAAACCTGCACAG GTAACTCCACTAACTGCGCTGAAGTTTGCGGAGTTGACAGTCAAAGCTGGCATTCCCAAAGGAGTCATCAACATTGTACCAGGATCAG GTGGTCTGGTGGGCCAGAGGATGTCTGATCACCCTGATATCCGTAAGCTGGGTTTCACAGGTTCTACTCCCATAGGCAAACAAATCATGAAAAG TTGTGCGGTCAGTAACCTGAAGAAGGTTTCTCTGGAGCTGGGAGGTAAATCTCCCCTCATCATATTCAGCGACTGCGACATGGACAAAGCAGTGAGAATG GGCATGAGCTCGGTCTACTTCAACAAGGGAGAAAACTGCATTGCTGCAGGCCGGCTGTTTGTTGAGGAGCCCATTCATGACGAGTACATCAGGAGAGTG GTTGAGGAAATCAAGAAGATGAAGATTGGAGATCCTTTGGATCGCTCCACAGATCACGGACCTCAGAACCACAAGGCTCACCTGGACAAGCTGGTGGAGTACTGTGAGCTCGGCGTGAAGGAGGGGGCTACACTTGTGTACGGCGGGAGGCAGGTGGACAGACAAG GCTTTTTTATGGAGCCCACAGTCTTCACAGATGTAGAGGACCACATGTTCATCGCCAAAGAGGAATCCTTTGGCCCTGTTATGGTGGTATCCAAATTCAAAGATGG TGATGTAGATGGAGTTCTGAGCAGAGCCAATAACACAGAGTTCGGCCTGGCCTCTGGAGTCTTCACCCgtgacatcaacaaggccatgTACGTGAGCGAGAGACTGGAGGCGGGAACCGTGTTCATCAACACCTACAACAAAACCGATGTGGCGGCTCCCTTTGGAGGCTTCAAACAGTCCGGGTTTGGGAAAGATCTTG GTGAAGAAGCCCTGCACGAGTACCTGCGGACTAAAGCTGTGACAGTGGAGTATTGA